From one candidate division Zixibacteria bacterium HGW-Zixibacteria-1 genomic stretch:
- the trxA gene encoding thioredoxin encodes MSKPVEISDATFDSEVIKSEVPVIVDFWAPWCGPCKMIAPILEEIAKDYNGKVKVAKMDVDTNTQIASQYKIMSIPSLLIFKDGKLVDQVVGALPKAQLLNHLTKVIG; translated from the coding sequence ATGAGCAAACCGGTCGAGATTAGTGACGCTACTTTTGATTCTGAAGTAATAAAATCAGAGGTTCCGGTTATTGTCGATTTCTGGGCGCCCTGGTGCGGTCCGTGCAAAATGATTGCGCCTATCCTGGAGGAAATTGCAAAGGACTACAACGGAAAGGTTAAAGTAGCCAAGATGGATGTTGATACCAATACACAGATAGCCAGCCAGTACAAAATTATGTCGATACCTTCGCTCTTGATATTCAAGGATGGCAAACTGGTGGACCAGGTTGTCGGCGCCCTTCCCAAGGCTCAATTACTTAACCATTTGACAAAGGTCATTGGCTGA